Part of the Thermonema lapsum genome is shown below.
ATGAAGTTCTTCTTCCAAGTCGTCATATTTCGGGTCGTCGTAGTTGAGCTTACTCAGTTTGAGGCGCTGCTCAATGATCTTTATCAATAATTGGTTGATAGCCGGATAGTCGATAGACATAGGTGTTTGTGTGTTTTTTATTTGATGATTTGAACGATGCTGCAAGATACGAACAATCTGAGGTTTATAGAATTACACTCTGCTAAGAATCTTTTTTGTTTTACCGGGGCGTATGTGTAAATTTGTATGAAAAAGAACGCATTTCATTACCATATTCAAAACGGAAAAAACTATGAAAGAGCACGATTTCCTTCCTATCAATGGCACCGACCATATTGAATTCTATGTGGGCAACGCTAAGCAGGCGGCTTACTTCTACCAAGTGGCTTTTGGCTTTCAGTTGGTAGCCTATGCCGGACCCGAAACCGGCGTACGTGACCGCGCATCTTATGTGCTGGAGCAAGGCAAAATACGTCTTGTATTGACCACTTCGCTGGACCCTTACTCCGACATCAGCGAGCACGTGAAACTGCACGGCGACGGCGTGAAGGTCTTGGCTTTGTGGGTAGATGATGCCGAAATGGCATATTACGAAACCATGAAGCGTGGGGCACGTTCTGCTGGGGAGCCCCAAACCCTGACCGACGAATACGGTGAAGTGAAGGTGGCTTCTATCCATACCTACGGCGACACCATCCACACCTTTGTAGAGCGTAAAAACTATCGAGGTCCTTTTATGCCCGGTTATCAGAAATGGGAAAGCCCCGTAAAGTCAGAACCTATTGGTTTGAAATACGTGGACCACTGTGTGGGCAACGTGGAGCTGGGCAAAATGAATGAGTGGGTGCGTTTCTATCAAGATGTGATGGGCTTTAAGCTATTGATAACCTTCGACGACAAAGATATATCTACCGAATACTCGGCGCTGATGTCGAAAGTAGTATCCAATGGCACCGGTTACATCAAGTTTCCTATCAATGAGCCGGCAGAAGGTAAACGCAAATCGCAAATTGAAGAGTATCTTGAGTATTATCACGGACCGGGAGTGCAACACATAGCTGTAGCTACCGACGACATCATCCATACGGTCAGCGAGCTGCGCCGTCGTGGCGTGGAGTTCCTCTATGTGCCCGAAACCTATTACGAAGACCTGAAAGAGCGTGTGGGCAACATAGATGAGGATGTAGAGAAATTGAAAGAGTTAAACATCTTGGTTGACCGCGATGAGGAAGGTTACTTGTTGCAAATCTTTACCAAACCGGTAGAAGACCGACCAACGTTGTTCTATGAAATCATTCAACGCAAAGGAGCTACTTCGTTTGGTAAAGGCAACTTCAAAGCTTTGTTTGAGGCTATTGAGCGTGAGCAAGCACGCCGCGGCAATCTCTAACGTAATTAAATACAAACCTATAAGGTCTGAAAGACCTTATAGGTTTTAAGGTTCTTACGACCAATCCGGCAGTTGACTTTCTAAAAAAAAACAGCAATAAATGGAGAAGAAAGACATTAAACAAACTACCAATTGGCTATCAGTTTTTACCTATTATATTTTATTGCCTGCCTTATTTCATGGCCATTCTTTTGGTGGAGAGACATTGAAACTGAAAGTTGGGATTTATGGAATGTACCCGGATTGGTAAAAACCGCATCTTATATGTGGGGACCGGGGATTGCTGCAATGATATGCTTTTATCTGTTCAGAAAAACACACGTCAGGACCGTAACCTTTTTTGGAACTTCCATTTCAAAAAGTCTTTTATTTTGGTTAGTGCCTGATATAGCTTTCTCAATAAGCACATTCCATGGTACTGAAGCTTTTACATTTCCTTTCACTGGTTTTTTTATAATTTTAGGAGAAGAATTAGGGTGGCGAGGTTTTCTTCAAGATGCACTCAAAAATATAAGCCCAATAAAGAGAGCTATTATTATAGGCGTGATGTGGGAATTTTGGCATTTTACAACCCGAATGAGTGTAGGTCTTCACATTTCTACTTTTGTAAGAATAGCTATTTTCATTATAGCATTATCAATCATCTCTTATATTTTTATTAAACTTACAGAGAAAACCAAATCTTTATTTATTCCCGTTACTATTCATGCTTGGATTGACACTTTGTTTGAATTTAGTTCAACTACAACTTTTATTATCTTTGGGTTGTCTATACCTTTTTGGGCATTTTTGATTTGGAAATGGGAAAAACCATTACTGATATACACTCGCAAATAAAGACAAGAAATTGAAAGTTTTGAGAGTTATAGATAAAGTTTTCCAAATAATGAAAGTTTAGTTTGTCAAATCCATTTTGCTGACAAAAGCCATGTATTGGTAATGCACGGTAACA
Proteins encoded:
- the hppD gene encoding 4-hydroxyphenylpyruvate dioxygenase, which produces MKEHDFLPINGTDHIEFYVGNAKQAAYFYQVAFGFQLVAYAGPETGVRDRASYVLEQGKIRLVLTTSLDPYSDISEHVKLHGDGVKVLALWVDDAEMAYYETMKRGARSAGEPQTLTDEYGEVKVASIHTYGDTIHTFVERKNYRGPFMPGYQKWESPVKSEPIGLKYVDHCVGNVELGKMNEWVRFYQDVMGFKLLITFDDKDISTEYSALMSKVVSNGTGYIKFPINEPAEGKRKSQIEEYLEYYHGPGVQHIAVATDDIIHTVSELRRRGVEFLYVPETYYEDLKERVGNIDEDVEKLKELNILVDRDEEGYLLQIFTKPVEDRPTLFYEIIQRKGATSFGKGNFKALFEAIEREQARRGNL
- a CDS encoding CPBP family intramembrane glutamic endopeptidase, which translates into the protein MAISFYLLYFIACLISWPFFWWRDIETESWDLWNVPGLVKTASYMWGPGIAAMICFYLFRKTHVRTVTFFGTSISKSLLFWLVPDIAFSISTFHGTEAFTFPFTGFFIILGEELGWRGFLQDALKNISPIKRAIIIGVMWEFWHFTTRMSVGLHISTFVRIAIFIIALSIISYIFIKLTEKTKSLFIPVTIHAWIDTLFEFSSTTTFIIFGLSIPFWAFLIWKWEKPLLIYTRK